The following proteins are co-located in the bacterium genome:
- a CDS encoding asparaginase: protein MKPMRTLPVLAVVSLSLVAVMPPSGAVAADLPVVRMIATGGTIAMKIDPVKNAPVPAISGEDLLATVPDIARIAKIEVQNLANVPSEYMNPVLWVALQKAVVEALARPEVAGVIVSHGTDTLEETAYFLDLTVDSGKPIVLIGAQRNASEKDFDGPRNLLNAARICVSPDSGNKGAMIAMNNQINAAREVTKTHTSDIETFKSGDFGFLGNVDHDRVVFYRAPLRRQHIPLVREKMPYVEIVAMYGGADGTMVRAAEAAGAKGIVVQALGWGNVNIPMFEAVRDAVAKKVAVIVSTRVPNGRVLPVYGNQGGGKTLREAGAVMADNLSPQKARILAMLLLQAGIDPEEMQKYFDR, encoded by the coding sequence ATGAAACCGATGCGTACATTGCCGGTGCTTGCGGTCGTATCTTTGTCGCTCGTCGCAGTGATGCCGCCCTCCGGTGCCGTCGCGGCGGACCTGCCGGTGGTCAGGATGATCGCCACGGGGGGGACGATCGCCATGAAGATCGATCCCGTGAAGAACGCACCCGTCCCGGCGATCAGCGGAGAGGATCTCCTGGCCACCGTGCCCGATATCGCGAGGATCGCGAAGATCGAGGTGCAGAACCTGGCGAACGTCCCCTCCGAATACATGAACCCGGTCCTGTGGGTCGCGCTGCAGAAAGCGGTCGTGGAGGCGCTCGCCCGGCCGGAGGTGGCGGGAGTCATCGTCTCCCATGGGACCGACACCCTCGAAGAGACGGCGTACTTCCTCGACCTCACCGTCGACAGCGGGAAGCCGATCGTCCTCATCGGCGCGCAGCGCAACGCCTCCGAGAAGGATTTCGACGGGCCGCGCAACCTCCTGAATGCGGCCCGGATCTGCGTGTCGCCGGATTCCGGGAACAAGGGCGCGATGATCGCCATGAACAACCAGATCAACGCGGCCCGGGAGGTCACGAAAACCCATACCTCGGATATCGAAACCTTCAAGTCGGGCGACTTCGGATTCCTCGGGAACGTGGACCACGACCGGGTGGTCTTTTACCGCGCGCCGCTGCGCCGGCAGCACATCCCGCTGGTGCGGGAGAAGATGCCGTATGTCGAGATCGTGGCGATGTACGGCGGTGCGGACGGTACGATGGTGCGGGCCGCGGAGGCGGCGGGAGCGAAGGGGATCGTCGTCCAGGCGTTGGGCTGGGGGAACGTGAACATCCCCATGTTCGAGGCGGTCCGGGACGCGGTCGCGAAGAAGGTGGCGGTGATCGTATCGACAAGGGTCCCCAACGGCCGGGTCCTCCCCGTGTACGGCAACCAGGGCGGAGGAAAGACGCTCCGCGAGGCGGGTGCGGTGATGGCGGACAACCT
- a CDS encoding aminoacyl-histidine dipeptidase: MAEKVPLEDAIATMSPQDVWQRFYEVTQVPRSSLHEGKIRDYLVNFGIGLGLYTFVDNVGNVLILKPPTSGMENRKGVILQAHMDMVAQTAPGTVHDFENDPIAAYVEDDWVRAEGTTLGADDGIGIAMAMAVLQSNTMAAGPVEALFTVNEEAGMDGALGLAPNLLTGEILINLDGEVEGEFTIGCAGGEAGDIRVPYIETGLPFNMPAYRLTVGGLKGGHSGVDIDKGLGNAAKLLVRFLKDAAGKYGLRVAQINSGTAANAIPRDGTALVCIPPGRENTFLEHVSEYEKILKNELGAVETDLTVTAAVADRPHRIMSERSQRDLVNALYANPQGVIRMSDNVADLVETSTNMGVVRAGDRVMEVSNRIRSSVDTSIDDVGAMLSSVWELVGAEVVYSGRYPGWKPNPSSPIVLQMSDIYKSLFGADPKVLAIHAGLECGTIYGKYPNLDMISIGPTLKKVHTTEEGLFVPSMQKAMDLLVETLKRIPVK, from the coding sequence ATGGCCGAAAAGGTGCCGTTGGAGGACGCGATCGCAACCATGTCGCCACAGGACGTCTGGCAGCGCTTTTATGAGGTGACGCAGGTCCCGCGCTCCTCCCTTCACGAGGGGAAGATACGGGACTACCTCGTGAATTTCGGAATCGGCCTCGGGTTGTACACGTTCGTCGACAACGTGGGGAATGTGCTCATCCTGAAGCCGCCCACATCGGGGATGGAGAACCGGAAGGGAGTCATCCTGCAGGCCCACATGGACATGGTGGCTCAAACGGCGCCCGGAACGGTACACGATTTCGAGAACGACCCCATCGCGGCGTACGTCGAGGACGACTGGGTCAGGGCGGAGGGTACGACCCTGGGCGCCGACGACGGCATCGGGATCGCAATGGCGATGGCCGTCCTGCAATCGAATACGATGGCGGCCGGTCCCGTGGAAGCGTTGTTCACCGTGAACGAAGAGGCCGGCATGGACGGCGCACTGGGATTGGCCCCAAATCTGCTGACGGGGGAGATCCTCATCAACCTGGACGGCGAGGTCGAGGGGGAATTCACGATCGGCTGCGCGGGCGGCGAAGCGGGGGACATCAGGGTCCCTTACATCGAGACGGGGCTTCCGTTTAACATGCCGGCATACCGGCTGACCGTCGGGGGGCTCAAGGGCGGTCATTCGGGAGTCGACATCGACAAGGGGCTGGGCAACGCGGCCAAGCTGCTGGTGCGCTTCCTGAAGGATGCGGCCGGAAAATACGGGCTCCGCGTGGCGCAGATCAATTCCGGGACGGCCGCCAACGCTATCCCCCGCGACGGCACCGCGCTCGTCTGCATTCCACCGGGGCGGGAAAACACGTTCCTGGAACATGTCTCGGAATACGAAAAGATCCTGAAGAATGAACTGGGGGCCGTCGAGACCGACCTGACCGTGACGGCGGCCGTTGCCGACCGTCCCCACAGGATCATGAGCGAGAGGTCCCAGCGCGACCTGGTGAACGCCCTCTACGCCAATCCCCAGGGAGTGATCCGCATGAGCGACAACGTGGCCGACCTTGTCGAGACGTCGACCAACATGGGCGTCGTCCGCGCCGGGGACCGCGTCATGGAAGTCTCGAACCGGATCCGCAGCTCGGTGGATACCTCCATCGACGACGTGGGAGCGATGCTGTCCAGCGTGTGGGAGCTGGTGGGCGCGGAAGTGGTGTACTCGGGCCGCTACCCGGGATGGAAGCCGAATCCCTCTTCCCCGATCGTTCTCCAGATGTCGGATATCTACAAGAGCCTTTTCGGAGCGGACCCCAAGGTGCTGGCGATCCACGCGGGGCTGGAATGCGGCACGATCTACGGAAAGTATCCGAACCTGGACATGATCTCCATCGGGCCGACGTTGAAGAAGGTCCACACGACGGAAGAAGGATTGTTCGTTCCAAGCATGCAAAAAGCGATGGATCTCCTGGTCGAAACGCTCAAGCGGATTCCGGTGAAGTGA
- the aspA gene encoding aspartate ammonia-lyase — translation MEFRIEKDFLGERQVPIDAYYGVQTLRAIENFPITGYRIHPALIRAMAKVKKAAALANRETGHLDAKIADAIAAAADEVIAGKYHDQFLVDPIQGGAGTSINMNTNEVLANRALEIVGAPKGSYKVISPNTHVNMAQSTNDAFPTGVHIATLDLLKEMMGELRNLRDAFAAKEKEFEGIIKMGRTHLQDAVPIRLGQEFGAYRRVLDRDIRRITGIGLHLFEVNMGATAVGTGLNADPEYIEKVVLYLGGISNWPIRRAEHLVDATQNTDGYTEVSAMLKVCMMNLSKIANDLRLMASGPRCGLGELQLPSRQPGSSIMPGKVNPVMAEVVNQVAFQVIGNDHTICLASEAGQFELNVMEPVLVFNLLQSISIMKNVFLVFRTHLVEGLVANADRMKTYVDNSTGVITAINPHVGYETAARIAREANLTGKSVRELILRDKVLTEEQLNRILDPYEMTSPGIAGADKKPDRPWWEEQPENH, via the coding sequence ATGGAGTTCCGGATCGAGAAGGACTTCCTCGGGGAGCGCCAGGTCCCGATCGACGCCTATTACGGCGTGCAGACCCTCCGGGCCATCGAGAACTTCCCCATCACCGGCTACCGGATCCACCCGGCCCTCATCCGCGCCATGGCCAAGGTCAAGAAAGCGGCCGCGCTGGCCAACCGGGAGACGGGCCATCTGGATGCGAAGATCGCCGACGCCATCGCGGCGGCGGCCGACGAGGTGATCGCGGGGAAATACCACGACCAGTTCCTGGTGGACCCCATCCAGGGCGGCGCGGGAACGTCGATCAACATGAACACGAACGAGGTGCTGGCCAACCGCGCGCTCGAGATCGTGGGAGCGCCGAAGGGGAGCTACAAGGTCATCAGCCCCAACACCCACGTGAACATGGCGCAGTCCACGAACGACGCCTTTCCCACGGGGGTCCACATCGCCACCCTCGATCTCCTGAAGGAGATGATGGGAGAACTGCGGAACCTGCGCGACGCCTTCGCCGCGAAGGAGAAGGAATTCGAGGGGATCATCAAGATGGGCCGGACGCATCTCCAGGACGCGGTCCCCATCCGGCTGGGCCAGGAATTCGGCGCCTACCGCAGGGTCCTGGACCGGGACATCCGGCGGATCACCGGCATCGGGCTGCACCTGTTCGAGGTGAACATGGGGGCCACCGCCGTCGGAACGGGGCTCAACGCCGATCCCGAGTACATAGAGAAGGTGGTGCTGTACCTCGGGGGAATCAGCAACTGGCCCATCCGGAGGGCCGAGCACCTCGTGGACGCCACCCAGAACACCGACGGCTACACCGAGGTGTCGGCGATGCTCAAGGTCTGCATGATGAACCTGTCCAAGATCGCCAACGACCTCCGGCTGATGGCCTCGGGGCCGCGGTGCGGCCTCGGCGAGCTCCAGCTGCCGTCCCGCCAGCCGGGAAGCAGCATCATGCCGGGAAAGGTGAATCCGGTGATGGCCGAGGTGGTGAACCAGGTCGCCTTCCAGGTCATCGGGAACGACCACACGATCTGCCTCGCCTCGGAGGCGGGCCAGTTCGAGCTGAACGTGATGGAACCCGTGCTGGTTTTCAACCTGCTCCAGTCCATCAGCATCATGAAGAACGTCTTCCTTGTGTTCCGGACGCACCTCGTCGAGGGCCTCGTGGCGAACGCGGACCGGATGAAGACGTACGTGGACAACAGCACGGGCGTCATCACGGCGATCAACCCCCACGTGGGATACGAGACGGCCGCCCGAATCGCCCGGGAGGCGAACCTGACCGGAAAATCGGTCCGGGAGCTGATCCTCCGGGACAAGGTGCTGACCGAGGAGCAGTTGAACCGGATCCTCGACCCCTACGAGATGACCAGCCCGGGGATCGCGGGCGCGGACAAGAAGCCGGACCGGCCCTGGTGGGAGGAGCAGCCGGAGAACCATTGA
- a CDS encoding anaerobic C4-dicarboxylate transporter, translating into MTVKLLLEFAVVIAAILMGSRFGGVGLGLWGGAGILVLSYAFGLPPTAPPVDVMLIILAVIMATSVMEAAGGIDWLVRVAEGLIRRNPRQITIVAPLVSWLFTLGAGTGHVFYPLLPVIHEVAHENGIRPERPIAVSTIASQQAITASPVSAATAAMIALFEPAGIKLFAIIAIAIPATLIGVIVAALVQTRVGKELSDDPEYQRRLKAGEIEPPRAGMETAVRKELPRTARTSALMFLLGVGLVVAAGLFPVLRPTFLKAGKMAPLDMATTIQIVMLSMAALILAVTRVPAGDVPKTPSCQAGVTAVVGIFGLAWLGDTFIKANEKLIIGQIGDLTAAHPGIFALGLFFASVLLFSQAATTRALMPLGISLGLPPGSLIASWPAVNGYFFLPTYGTLIAAINFDRSGTTRIGRFVLNHSFMLPGLVATGTAVTVGLVIAKLLF; encoded by the coding sequence ATGACGGTGAAACTCCTTCTCGAATTCGCGGTGGTCATCGCCGCGATCCTCATGGGCAGCCGGTTCGGGGGCGTCGGCCTGGGATTGTGGGGAGGCGCCGGGATCCTCGTCCTTTCCTACGCCTTCGGTCTCCCGCCCACCGCGCCCCCCGTCGACGTGATGCTCATCATCCTCGCGGTGATCATGGCCACCTCCGTGATGGAGGCCGCAGGGGGGATCGACTGGCTCGTCCGGGTGGCGGAGGGGCTGATTCGCCGGAACCCCAGGCAGATCACGATCGTGGCCCCGCTGGTTTCCTGGCTCTTCACCCTCGGGGCGGGCACCGGGCATGTTTTCTACCCGCTTCTCCCCGTCATCCACGAGGTGGCCCACGAAAACGGCATCCGGCCCGAGCGCCCCATCGCGGTTTCCACCATCGCCTCCCAGCAGGCGATCACCGCCTCCCCCGTCTCGGCGGCCACGGCGGCGATGATCGCCCTGTTCGAGCCCGCCGGGATCAAGCTGTTCGCGATCATCGCCATCGCCATCCCGGCGACGCTGATCGGCGTGATCGTCGCGGCACTCGTCCAGACCCGCGTGGGGAAGGAGCTTTCGGACGACCCCGAGTACCAGCGGCGCCTGAAGGCGGGGGAGATCGAGCCGCCCCGCGCGGGGATGGAAACGGCGGTACGGAAGGAGCTCCCCAGGACCGCCCGCACCAGCGCCTTGATGTTCCTGCTGGGAGTGGGGCTCGTCGTCGCCGCCGGCCTGTTCCCCGTCCTGCGGCCGACATTCCTCAAGGCCGGGAAGATGGCCCCCCTCGACATGGCGACCACAATCCAGATCGTGATGCTCTCGATGGCGGCCCTCATCCTGGCGGTGACACGGGTTCCGGCCGGAGACGTGCCCAAGACCCCCTCCTGCCAGGCGGGGGTGACCGCGGTGGTGGGGATCTTCGGGCTGGCGTGGCTGGGGGACACGTTCATCAAGGCGAACGAAAAGCTCATCATCGGGCAGATCGGCGACCTGACGGCGGCCCATCCGGGCATCTTCGCCCTGGGTCTCTTCTTCGCCTCGGTCCTCCTCTTCAGCCAGGCTGCGACGACACGGGCGCTCATGCCGCTGGGGATCAGCCTCGGCCTGCCCCCCGGGTCGCTCATCGCATCGTGGCCGGCCGTCAACGGGTACTTCTTCCTTCCCACCTACGGGACCCTGATCGCCGCCATCAACTTCGACCGGAGCGGGACGACCCGGATCGGCCGGTTCGTGCTGAACCATTCCTTCATGCTTCCCGGCCTGGTGGCGACGGGAACCGCCGTTACCGTCGGACTCGTGATCGCCAAGCTCCTGTTCTGA
- a CDS encoding transporter substrate-binding domain-containing protein yields the protein MVRRSVSKGGMACLFAFLLAVPSVSGPASAGGLEDARSRGRLLVGVKTDSPPFGYMDRSGKPEGFDVDVARYLANAMFEEEGRLEAVPVTSGSRIPFLYSDWIDMIVATMTVTEERRQVLEFSDPYFVSASMLLVPARSGIRGIEDLAGKTVAFIEGSVQEEDLAQLAPAANRVPFKDIGEAVRALERKKADALCQDDMVILALARKTRGFKAAGKPILPRTYAIAVRKGDMTTLRWINGKLAAMRKDGSYDRLREKHFGVKSGKEGKP from the coding sequence ATGGTTCGAAGGAGCGTCTCGAAAGGTGGAATGGCGTGCCTCTTCGCGTTCCTGCTTGCCGTCCCGTCCGTCTCAGGCCCGGCTTCCGCCGGAGGACTGGAGGACGCCCGGAGCCGGGGCAGGCTGCTCGTGGGGGTGAAGACCGATTCCCCTCCTTTCGGCTACATGGATCGATCCGGAAAGCCGGAGGGATTCGATGTCGACGTCGCCCGATACCTCGCGAATGCGATGTTCGAGGAAGAGGGCCGGCTGGAAGCGGTCCCGGTCACCTCCGGCAGCCGCATCCCGTTCCTGTACAGCGACTGGATCGACATGATCGTGGCGACCATGACCGTCACGGAAGAGCGGAGGCAGGTGCTCGAATTCTCCGATCCGTACTTCGTTTCCGCCTCCATGCTCCTCGTTCCCGCCCGCAGCGGGATCCGGGGGATCGAGGATCTTGCCGGGAAGACGGTGGCCTTCATCGAGGGGTCGGTCCAGGAGGAGGACCTCGCCCAGTTGGCTCCCGCGGCGAACCGGGTCCCGTTCAAGGATATCGGGGAGGCCGTCCGGGCCCTTGAGAGGAAGAAGGCGGACGCCCTGTGCCAGGACGACATGGTGATCCTTGCGCTGGCAAGAAAGACCCGGGGGTTCAAGGCCGCGGGGAAACCGATCCTTCCCCGCACGTACGCCATCGCGGTCCGCAAGGGGGACATGACGACCCTGCGATGGATCAACGGGAAGCTGGCCGCCATGAGGAAGGACGGCAGCTACGACCGTCTACGCGAGAAGCATTTCGGCGTGAAGTCGGGAAAGGAAGGGAAACCATGA
- a CDS encoding DASS family sodium-coupled anion symporter, which yields MDAPKPPPRKLLVRCASLAVALGLWFLPVPEGLTPQAWHLFAIFAASILSVILEAFPLLTAAMIALAASVLTGTVLPAKAFGGFANGSVLLVVVAYLVARGVVKSGLGRRLSYMVVGTFGRSTLGLAYSIFITDVVIAPAFPSNTARGGVLFPIVLSLSQSGGSRPEDGTEKRMGAFLMFCGMASLSLSSALWLTATSANPIGVEIGRTFGLHIGFGAWLVAASVPTATAILLLPLVLYKLFPPEVKETPSAPAAAREALLAMGPMSRDEKVVGAAFAIMVSGWILAGTLKLDLTAVAFAGLGALLATSVLTLEDFSREGDTLATFLWLAVLFALSGQLNEMGFMGYVGERLAMRLSGVSWPAAYAALVVLYVLMHYFFVSQSSHVLALFGVFLDVGIRTGVPKELLAFALLFASSYFSMITPQGGSQNVIFVGSGYLTQRELYRMGAFTTAFSLVIFLVVGTPWLLLVTR from the coding sequence ATGGACGCGCCTAAACCGCCTCCCCGCAAGCTCCTCGTCCGATGCGCATCCCTGGCCGTGGCGCTCGGGCTCTGGTTTCTCCCCGTACCGGAAGGACTGACCCCCCAGGCGTGGCATCTCTTCGCCATTTTCGCCGCGTCGATCCTCTCCGTGATCCTGGAGGCGTTTCCCCTGCTGACGGCCGCCATGATCGCGCTGGCGGCCTCGGTGCTCACCGGCACCGTGCTGCCCGCGAAGGCGTTCGGGGGTTTCGCCAACGGCAGCGTCCTTCTCGTGGTGGTCGCGTACCTGGTGGCGCGGGGAGTCGTCAAGTCGGGGCTGGGGCGGCGCCTGAGCTACATGGTCGTGGGGACCTTCGGCCGGTCCACGCTGGGGCTGGCCTACAGCATCTTCATCACGGATGTCGTCATCGCCCCCGCGTTCCCGAGCAACACGGCGAGGGGCGGCGTGCTCTTTCCCATCGTGCTCTCGCTTTCGCAGTCGGGGGGGTCGAGGCCGGAGGACGGGACGGAGAAGCGGATGGGCGCATTCCTCATGTTCTGCGGCATGGCGAGCCTCAGCCTCTCCTCCGCCCTCTGGCTCACGGCAACCTCCGCCAACCCCATCGGGGTGGAGATCGGCCGCACCTTCGGCCTGCACATCGGCTTCGGCGCCTGGCTGGTCGCGGCGTCGGTCCCCACGGCGACGGCGATCCTCCTCCTGCCCCTCGTGCTCTACAAGCTCTTCCCTCCGGAAGTGAAGGAGACCCCCTCCGCGCCGGCCGCCGCGCGCGAGGCACTCCTTGCCATGGGCCCCATGAGCCGGGACGAAAAGGTCGTGGGTGCCGCCTTCGCCATCATGGTGTCGGGGTGGATCCTGGCGGGGACCTTGAAACTGGACCTCACCGCGGTGGCCTTCGCCGGCCTCGGGGCGCTGCTTGCCACGAGCGTCCTGACCCTCGAGGATTTCAGCCGAGAAGGCGACACGCTCGCCACGTTCCTCTGGCTGGCGGTCCTCTTCGCGTTGAGCGGCCAGCTCAACGAGATGGGCTTCATGGGCTACGTGGGAGAGCGGCTGGCGATGAGGCTCTCGGGGGTCTCCTGGCCGGCGGCCTATGCGGCCCTGGTCGTCCTCTACGTGCTGATGCACTACTTCTTCGTCAGCCAGTCATCCCATGTGCTGGCCCTCTTCGGCGTGTTCCTGGACGTGGGAATCCGGACGGGCGTGCCGAAGGAGCTCCTCGCGTTCGCCCTCCTGTTCGCGAGCAGCTACTTCTCGATGATCACGCCGCAGGGAGGAAGCCAGAACGTGATCTTCGTCGGCAGCGGATACCTGACGCAGCGGGAACTGTACCGGATGGGCGCGTTCACCACGGCGTTCAGCCTGGTGATATTCCTCGTCGTGGGGACCCCCTGGCTGCTGCTCGTCACTCGTTGA
- a CDS encoding efflux RND transporter periplasmic adaptor subunit, which yields MNRRTGRHRVRAARMAALGMACLAVLDLGGCGKGKKAEAPSSPPAVTVIAVVPGNMPVVAEYVAQTQSSRQVNIYARVSGFLDRRLYTEGAAVKEGQVLFQIDPKPFQVQLDQAAAALAKQEAALEVARTNLARTKPLAAADALSQKDLDDATGQSQSAAAAVDQAKAQVETAKLNLSYCTITSPVNGVTSAALQQEGTYISPQNSQLTTVMILSPMWVNFSLSENEMEKIRGQIGKGLLRPPKDGRYEVEIVLVDGTVYPHTGRITFAEPSYNSQTGTFLIRASVENPRGVLRPNQYVRVRVKGAVRTNAILVPQRAVQEGSKGHFVWVVGREGKVESRPVVVDEWYGDDWFIDQGLRAGERVVVDGGLTLQPGIAVTVQPQDNTAGTKPAAAKSR from the coding sequence ATGAACCGACGCACCGGGAGGCACCGGGTCCGTGCCGCACGGATGGCGGCCCTCGGCATGGCCTGCCTCGCCGTGCTGGATCTCGGGGGTTGCGGAAAAGGGAAAAAAGCGGAAGCCCCTTCGTCCCCCCCCGCCGTCACCGTCATCGCGGTCGTTCCCGGGAACATGCCGGTGGTCGCCGAGTATGTCGCGCAGACCCAGAGTTCCCGACAGGTCAACATCTACGCGCGGGTGAGCGGATTCCTCGACCGGCGGCTCTACACCGAAGGAGCGGCGGTCAAGGAGGGGCAGGTCCTCTTCCAGATCGACCCGAAGCCGTTCCAGGTCCAGCTCGACCAGGCCGCGGCGGCGCTCGCCAAGCAGGAAGCGGCCCTGGAAGTGGCGCGTACCAACCTCGCGCGCACGAAACCGCTTGCCGCAGCCGATGCCCTGTCGCAGAAGGACCTGGACGATGCGACCGGCCAATCGCAGTCGGCGGCCGCGGCGGTCGACCAGGCGAAGGCCCAGGTGGAGACGGCGAAGTTGAACCTTTCCTATTGCACCATCACCTCCCCGGTCAACGGCGTGACGAGCGCCGCGCTGCAGCAGGAAGGCACGTATATCAGTCCGCAGAACAGCCAGCTCACCACGGTGATGATCCTTTCCCCGATGTGGGTGAACTTCAGCCTGTCGGAAAACGAGATGGAGAAGATCCGAGGGCAGATCGGAAAAGGGCTCCTTCGTCCCCCGAAAGACGGCAGGTACGAGGTCGAGATCGTCCTGGTGGATGGGACGGTCTATCCTCACACCGGGAGGATCACCTTTGCCGAGCCGTCGTACAACTCGCAGACCGGGACGTTCCTGATCCGGGCCAGCGTCGAGAATCCGCGCGGCGTCCTGCGTCCGAACCAGTATGTGCGCGTCCGCGTCAAGGGAGCCGTCCGGACGAACGCGATCCTCGTGCCTCAGAGGGCTGTGCAGGAGGGATCGAAGGGGCACTTCGTCTGGGTGGTCGGCCGTGAGGGGAAGGTGGAATCCCGCCCCGTCGTCGTCGACGAGTGGTACGGGGACGACTGGTTCATCGATCAGGGGCTTCGGGCCGGCGAGCGGGTCGTCGTCGACGGCGGCCTGACGCTGCAGCCGGGAATCGCCGTCACGGTCCAGCCGCAGGACAACACCGCCGGAACGAAACCCGCCGCCGCGAAAAGCCGCTGA